A genomic region of Notamacropus eugenii isolate mMacEug1 chromosome 3, mMacEug1.pri_v2, whole genome shotgun sequence contains the following coding sequences:
- the ZNF48 gene encoding zinc finger protein 48 isoform X2, translating into MEQGAEPWDPDLQGSEERELLRSTRTGMGSENEDHPQHDGLNFEDDPQQVSGLGFKETRDVASGRDDGDSTIKLEPDGTWEDIWASASHGKPHSQVPRPLSETRRAQVGERAPVCGECGKTFRQMSDLVKHQRTHTGEKPYKCGVCGKGFGDSSARIKHQRTHSGEKPYQPRPTAPGPPRTPRPRIPAGERPTICGECGKSFRQSSDLVKHQRTHTGEKPYKCAVCGKGFGDSSARIKHQRTHRGERPPRTVASRRVARAASSIPQGSAAGPRDKPHMCPECGKRFVLSCSLLSHQRSHLGPKPFGCDVCGKEFARGSDLVKHLRVHTGEKPYLCPECGKGFADSSARVKHLRTHSGERPHGCPECGRTFSLSSTLLRHRLTHLEPQAFGVHVYPLAPHSLSPPPSSSPPLVPHGPSPPLVPRSPPHPGEGPFGLPGLEPEPEGPQVGEPPPPAVDKPHKCPECGKGFRRGSDLVKHHRVHTGEKPYLCPECGKGFADSSARVKHLRTHRGERARPAPTPPAALLRPHNPPGPAAPTPRPRGRPPGTSRTHTCGYCGKEFPRSSDLVKHRRTHTGEKPYKCAECGKGFGDSSARIKHQRGHLALRPYGAGPTRARPPKVEMGPGLE; encoded by the exons ATGGAGCAAGGAGCTGAGCCATGGGACCCAGATCTTCAAGGCTCAGAGGAGAGGGAGCTTCTCAGAAGCACCCGAACAG GTATGGGGAGTGAGAATGAAGATCACCCTCAGCATGATGGACTGAATTTTGAGGATGACCCCCAACAGGTATCTGGCCTGGGTTTCAAGGAAACTCGAGATGTGGCTTCAGGCCGGGATGACGGAGATAGCACCATCAAATTAGAACCGGATGGGACTTGGGAAGACATATGGGCAAGTGCAAGCCATGGAAAACCCCATTCTCAAGTTCCCAGACCTCTTTCAGAAACACGGAGGGCACAAGTTGGAGAGAGGGCACCTGTGTGCGgtgaatgtgggaaaactttcCGGCAAATGTCAGACCTGGTAAAACACCAACGCACACATACGGGGGAGAAGCCCTACAAGTGTGGGGTATGTGGTAAGGGTTTTGGGGACAGCTCAGCACGCATCAAGCACCAGCGAACACACAGTGGTGAGAAGCCATACCAGCCTCGCCCAACAGCTCCAGGCCCACCTCGGACTCCAAGACCTCGAATTCCTGCTGGTGAGCGCCCCACCATTTGTGGTGAATGTGGCAAGAGCTTTCGGCAGAGCTCAGACCTGGTGAAACACCAACGCACACACACAGGTGAGAAGCCATACAAATGTGCTGTCTGTGGCAAGGGCTTTGGGGACAGCTCAGCACGTATTAAGCACCAGCGGACACACAGAGGTGAACGACCTCCACGTACAGTTGCATCCCGGCGAGTGGCCCGGGCTGCTTCCTCCATTCCACAAGGTTCAGCAGCTGGACCCAGGGACAAGCCCCACATGTGTCCTGAGTGTGGGAAGCGCTTTGTGTTAAGCTGCAGCCTCCTGAGCCACCAACGCAGCCACTTAGGGCCAAAACCATTTGGATGTGACGTATGTGGAAAGGAGTTTGCTCGTGGATCAGACCTCGTAAAGCACCTGCGCGTGCACACAGGTGAAAAACCCTACCTGTGCCCAGAGTGTGGCAAGGGTTTTGCTGACAGTTCAGCACGTGTCAAGCATCTTCGCACACACAGTGGTGAGCGGCCTCATGGCTGCCCTGAGTGTGGCAGGACCTTTAGCCTCAGCTCTACGCTTTTGCGACATCGCCTCACCCACCTGGAACCACAGGCCTTTGGGGTTCATGTGTATCCTTTGGCTCCCCATAGCCTCAGCCCACCCCCCAGCTCAAGTCCTCCACTAGTTCCTCATGGCCCTAGTCCCCCACTTGTCCCACGTAGTCCTCCCCATCCTGGGGAGGGCCCTTTTGGCCTCCCTGGTCTAGAGCCAGAGCCCGAGGGCCCCCAGGTTGGAGAGCCACCCCCTCCAGCAGTGGACAAACCTCACAAGTGTCCTGAGTGTGGGAAAGGATTCCGGCGAGGTTCAGACCTGGTAAAGCACCACCGTGTGCACACAGGTGAAAAGCCCTACCTGTGCCCTGAGTGTGGGAAAGGCTTTGCTGACAGCTCAGCCCGTGTTAAGCATCTACGAACCCACCGTGGCGAACGGGCCCGCCCAGCACCAACCCCCCCAGCAGCCCTCCTTCGGCCCCACAACCCTCCTGGACCAGCAGCCCCCACTCCCCGGCCTCGGGGCAGGCCACCTGGCACTAGTCGGACTCATACCTGTGGGTATTGTGGGAAAGAATTCCCTCGAAGCTCAGACCTGGTGAAGCATCGGCGTACTCACACAGGTGAGAAACCCTACAAGTGTGCGGAGTGTGGCAAGGGCTTTGGGGACAGCTCTGCCCGCATCAAGCACCAACGTGGGCACCTGGCACTACGGCCCTATGGAGCAGGGCCTACCAGAGCTCGGCCCCCCAAAGTTGAGATGGGGCCTGGACTAGAGTGA
- the ZNF48 gene encoding zinc finger protein 48 isoform X1: MEQGAEPWDPDLQGSEERELLRSTRTGEGMGSENEDHPQHDGLNFEDDPQQVSGLGFKETRDVASGRDDGDSTIKLEPDGTWEDIWASASHGKPHSQVPRPLSETRRAQVGERAPVCGECGKTFRQMSDLVKHQRTHTGEKPYKCGVCGKGFGDSSARIKHQRTHSGEKPYQPRPTAPGPPRTPRPRIPAGERPTICGECGKSFRQSSDLVKHQRTHTGEKPYKCAVCGKGFGDSSARIKHQRTHRGERPPRTVASRRVARAASSIPQGSAAGPRDKPHMCPECGKRFVLSCSLLSHQRSHLGPKPFGCDVCGKEFARGSDLVKHLRVHTGEKPYLCPECGKGFADSSARVKHLRTHSGERPHGCPECGRTFSLSSTLLRHRLTHLEPQAFGVHVYPLAPHSLSPPPSSSPPLVPHGPSPPLVPRSPPHPGEGPFGLPGLEPEPEGPQVGEPPPPAVDKPHKCPECGKGFRRGSDLVKHHRVHTGEKPYLCPECGKGFADSSARVKHLRTHRGERARPAPTPPAALLRPHNPPGPAAPTPRPRGRPPGTSRTHTCGYCGKEFPRSSDLVKHRRTHTGEKPYKCAECGKGFGDSSARIKHQRGHLALRPYGAGPTRARPPKVEMGPGLE, encoded by the exons ATGGAGCAAGGAGCTGAGCCATGGGACCCAGATCTTCAAGGCTCAGAGGAGAGGGAGCTTCTCAGAAGCACCCGAACAGGTGAAG GTATGGGGAGTGAGAATGAAGATCACCCTCAGCATGATGGACTGAATTTTGAGGATGACCCCCAACAGGTATCTGGCCTGGGTTTCAAGGAAACTCGAGATGTGGCTTCAGGCCGGGATGACGGAGATAGCACCATCAAATTAGAACCGGATGGGACTTGGGAAGACATATGGGCAAGTGCAAGCCATGGAAAACCCCATTCTCAAGTTCCCAGACCTCTTTCAGAAACACGGAGGGCACAAGTTGGAGAGAGGGCACCTGTGTGCGgtgaatgtgggaaaactttcCGGCAAATGTCAGACCTGGTAAAACACCAACGCACACATACGGGGGAGAAGCCCTACAAGTGTGGGGTATGTGGTAAGGGTTTTGGGGACAGCTCAGCACGCATCAAGCACCAGCGAACACACAGTGGTGAGAAGCCATACCAGCCTCGCCCAACAGCTCCAGGCCCACCTCGGACTCCAAGACCTCGAATTCCTGCTGGTGAGCGCCCCACCATTTGTGGTGAATGTGGCAAGAGCTTTCGGCAGAGCTCAGACCTGGTGAAACACCAACGCACACACACAGGTGAGAAGCCATACAAATGTGCTGTCTGTGGCAAGGGCTTTGGGGACAGCTCAGCACGTATTAAGCACCAGCGGACACACAGAGGTGAACGACCTCCACGTACAGTTGCATCCCGGCGAGTGGCCCGGGCTGCTTCCTCCATTCCACAAGGTTCAGCAGCTGGACCCAGGGACAAGCCCCACATGTGTCCTGAGTGTGGGAAGCGCTTTGTGTTAAGCTGCAGCCTCCTGAGCCACCAACGCAGCCACTTAGGGCCAAAACCATTTGGATGTGACGTATGTGGAAAGGAGTTTGCTCGTGGATCAGACCTCGTAAAGCACCTGCGCGTGCACACAGGTGAAAAACCCTACCTGTGCCCAGAGTGTGGCAAGGGTTTTGCTGACAGTTCAGCACGTGTCAAGCATCTTCGCACACACAGTGGTGAGCGGCCTCATGGCTGCCCTGAGTGTGGCAGGACCTTTAGCCTCAGCTCTACGCTTTTGCGACATCGCCTCACCCACCTGGAACCACAGGCCTTTGGGGTTCATGTGTATCCTTTGGCTCCCCATAGCCTCAGCCCACCCCCCAGCTCAAGTCCTCCACTAGTTCCTCATGGCCCTAGTCCCCCACTTGTCCCACGTAGTCCTCCCCATCCTGGGGAGGGCCCTTTTGGCCTCCCTGGTCTAGAGCCAGAGCCCGAGGGCCCCCAGGTTGGAGAGCCACCCCCTCCAGCAGTGGACAAACCTCACAAGTGTCCTGAGTGTGGGAAAGGATTCCGGCGAGGTTCAGACCTGGTAAAGCACCACCGTGTGCACACAGGTGAAAAGCCCTACCTGTGCCCTGAGTGTGGGAAAGGCTTTGCTGACAGCTCAGCCCGTGTTAAGCATCTACGAACCCACCGTGGCGAACGGGCCCGCCCAGCACCAACCCCCCCAGCAGCCCTCCTTCGGCCCCACAACCCTCCTGGACCAGCAGCCCCCACTCCCCGGCCTCGGGGCAGGCCACCTGGCACTAGTCGGACTCATACCTGTGGGTATTGTGGGAAAGAATTCCCTCGAAGCTCAGACCTGGTGAAGCATCGGCGTACTCACACAGGTGAGAAACCCTACAAGTGTGCGGAGTGTGGCAAGGGCTTTGGGGACAGCTCTGCCCGCATCAAGCACCAACGTGGGCACCTGGCACTACGGCCCTATGGAGCAGGGCCTACCAGAGCTCGGCCCCCCAAAGTTGAGATGGGGCCTGGACTAGAGTGA